The following DNA comes from Ornithobacterium rhinotracheale DSM 15997.
CTTAAATCGCCTCTTATGGATTCAAAATCTCCGAGTTTGCTCCCGTAAATTTCCAATTCTCGTTCAATGGCTGGTATGAAAATAGATTTCAATAAAGTACTTTTGCCTGAGCCACTTACGCCTGTAATCACGGCTAGGCTATTAAGTGGTAATTTAGCCGAAATGTTTTTTAAATTATTTTCTCGTGCACCCGTTACTTCGATGTAGTTTCTCATCGGGATTCGGGTTTGTGGCACTTTTATTTCTCGTTCCCCGTTGAGGTATTGAGCCGTAAGCGTTTTAGATTTTAGCAATTCGGGATAGGTGCCCGCAAAAACTACCTCGCCTCCGTGAGTTCCTGCTTCAGGACCTATATCGATGATGTAGTCGGCAGCTTTCATCACATCCTCATCATGTTCCACCACAATCACGGTATTGCCTAAATCTCTCAATTTTTTCAGTACAGAAATTAAGTTTTCGGTGTCGCGTGAGTGCAAACCTATGGAAGGCTCGTCAAGAATGTACATACTGCCCACCAAGCTACTTCCGAGTGATGTTGCTAAGTTGATGCGCTGTGATTCCCCACCAGAAAGTGTGTTGGAATTTCGGTTTAAACTTAAATAGCCTAAACCAACATCTAGTAGGAAACTGATTCGGTTGTTGATTTCCAAAAGTAAGCGTTTTGCCACTTTTTCTTGGTAAGGCGATAGTTCTAATTGATTGAAAAATTCGCCCAATTCATTCAGCGGTAAATTCACCAAATCATTAATCGATTTGCCCCCGATTTTCACCCAATTGGTTTCTTCGCGCAAGCGTTTTCCTTTGCAAGTAGGGCAAGTAGTCTTGCCACGGTAGCGAGAAAGCATCACACGATATTGAATTTTGTAGGTGTTTTCTTCCAGCATTTGGAAGAAATGATTAATGCTAGCTGAATTTTTATTTTTCCCTTCCCAGAGTAGTTTTTTCTGCTCTTCGGTCAGTTCAAAATAAGGTTTATGAATCGGAAAACCAGAATCTGCCGTTTCTTTGATAAATTGATTTTTCCACTCGCTCATTTTTTCGCCACGCCAAGCGACTACGGCATCTTCGTAAATGGATAAATTTTTATTCGGAACGACTAAATTTTCGTCAATTCCCATCACCTTGCCATATCCCTCACAAGTAGGGCAAGCACCCAGTGGATTGTTGAAACTAAAGAAATGTAGACTTGGCTCGATAAATGAAATTCCGTCTAATTCAAAACGATTAGAAAATGATTTAATTTCTTTTTTTTCAGGGATTTTCACCATCATTTCGCCATGCCCTTCATAGAACGCAGTCTGCACCGAATCGCTCAATCGGTGATAAAAATCTTCATCATTCTGCGTATTTACTCGATCGATGACTAAACTGATTTCGGTGCCCTCTGGTGGCTCAAAATTAAAATCAATTAAATCCTGAATTTTTTGAGTTTGGTCGCCAATTTCTAAACGGGCAAAACCTTGTTTTTGTAGAATATCTAAACTTTCTTGAAATGAGCGAGATTCATCTGTCTTGATGAATGGTGCAAGAATGCTTAAATTCGTATTTTCGGGTAATTTTTTAATATAATCAATAACATCGCTTACGGTATCTTTGCTCACCTTTTCGCCCGAAATAGGAGAGAAAGTTTCCCCGATGCGTGCATACAGAAGTTTTAGATAATCATAAATTTCGGTAGTGGTGCCCACCGTTGAGCGTGGATTGGTAGAGTTTACCTTTTGCTGAATGGCTATGGCAGGGGCGATTCCCTTGATGTTATCGACTTGAGGTTTGTCCAATCGACCTAAAAACTGGCGCGCGTAGGCAGAAAGGCTCTCTACATAGCGACGCTGCCCCTCGGCGTAAAGCGTATCGAAGGCTAAAGTGGATTTTCCCGAGCCCGAAAGTCCTGTGATTACCACCAATTTGTTTTTGGGAATCGTGAGATTTATATTTTTTAAATTATGAAGTTTGGCTCCAATAATTTGAATTTCGGTTTTAGGATTAAAATCTTTTTTAGTTTTGGTCATAGGTTTTTGTAATAAGAAAACAAAGTTACAAATTTTTGTATAAAAAAAGCCCTCCCGTGTGGGAGAGCTTTTAATTATAAATGTTTAAATATTAAATTATTTCAATTTTCTAGCACCGTTGCTGATGACTACATCGTAAACTTTTGGCTCACGACCATATTTTTCTAAATAGGCTTTTTTAGCTTTTTCGATGAATTCGTCGTATAAATCTTCTTTTACCAAGTTGATTGTACAGCCACCAAAGCCACCGCCCATTACACGAGAACCAGTTACGCCACATTCTTTAGCCACATCGTTTAAGAAATCTAATTCCTCGCAGCTCACTTCGTAAAGTTTGCTCATGCCGTGGTGCGTTTTGTACATTCTGTCGCCCACAGTTTCGTAATCTCCTTTTTCCAACGCCTCGCACACATCAAGCACACGCTGAGTTTCTTCGATTACATATTCTGCACGCTTGTAGTCTTCTTCAGAGATTTGGTCTTTTACTTCGTTAAGCATATCCATAGAAGCATCTCTCAAAAATTCCACTTCTGGATGATTTTTCTTAATCGCTTCGGCAGCACGCTCGCAAGATTCACGACGCTTGTTGTATGCAGAAGAAGCCAATTCGTGTTTTACGACAGTGTCTAGCAAAACTAAACGATAGCCATGTGTATCCGGACTGAATGGGAAATATTCGTATTCCATAGATTTACAGTCAAGGCGCATCAAGTGTCCTTCTTTTCCAAAAACGGAAGCAAACTGATCCATGATTCCACATTTCACGCCTACATAGTTGTGCTCTGTAGCTTGCCCGATTTTAGCCAATTCAAATTTATCAATACCAAGATTGAACATTTCGTTTAAGGCAAAAGCGTAAGTGCTTTCGAGTGCTGCAGATGATGACATACCTGCTCCTAGTGGCACATCTCCTGCAAAGGCAGTATCAAATCCCTCGATTTTTCCACCTCTTTTTTGAATTTCACGGCATACACCAAAAATATATTTAGCCCAGCTTTGGCTTGGAGCGTCTTCTTCATTTAAGCCAAATTCTGCACTTTCTTTTAAGTCTACTGAATAGGCACGCACTTTATCGGTACCGTTTTTCTTGATTTCAGCTATCATTCCTTTGTCGATAGCTCCTGGAAATACGAAACTTCCGTTGTAATCGGTATGCTCACCAATTAAGTTAATTCTACCTGGAGAGGCATAAACTTCGCCTTCAGTTCCGAACTTTTCTTTAAAAGTATTTCTTACAGTGTTTTCTAAACTCATATGTTATTTATTTTATTGGGTTAAAATTTTGATGTATAAATGTAGGCATTTTTTGTGGATTAAAAAAATAAAAGCCCCGAAATTTTCGGGGCTTTTGTCATGTTTATAGTTGATTTTATTCTTCTACTGGAAGGCTTTCTGGGGCAATGTCTACAGGAATATCTGTATTTACATTTTTAGACCCGATCAATGCATAATATAACAAGAATGCAAGACAAACTACAATTACCCAGTAGCTTTCGATGTAGCCAGATGAATCGGCAACAGCACCTTGGATAAGTGGAATGATACCACCACCGCACACCATTACCATGAAGAATCCTGAGGCTGCCTCAGTATATCTTCCTAGACCTTCTACTGCAAGGTTGAAGATTCCTCCCCACATTACAGAAGTACAAAGTCCGCAAAGTACCAAGAACATGATGCTAGTCGGGATTTGAACCATTCCAAATGAAATATCTGATTGGAACAC
Coding sequences within:
- the uvrA gene encoding excinuclease ABC subunit UvrA, whose translation is MTKTKKDFNPKTEIQIIGAKLHNLKNINLTIPKNKLVVITGLSGSGKSTLAFDTLYAEGQRRYVESLSAYARQFLGRLDKPQVDNIKGIAPAIAIQQKVNSTNPRSTVGTTTEIYDYLKLLYARIGETFSPISGEKVSKDTVSDVIDYIKKLPENTNLSILAPFIKTDESRSFQESLDILQKQGFARLEIGDQTQKIQDLIDFNFEPPEGTEISLVIDRVNTQNDEDFYHRLSDSVQTAFYEGHGEMMVKIPEKKEIKSFSNRFELDGISFIEPSLHFFSFNNPLGACPTCEGYGKVMGIDENLVVPNKNLSIYEDAVVAWRGEKMSEWKNQFIKETADSGFPIHKPYFELTEEQKKLLWEGKNKNSASINHFFQMLEENTYKIQYRVMLSRYRGKTTCPTCKGKRLREETNWVKIGGKSINDLVNLPLNELGEFFNQLELSPYQEKVAKRLLLEINNRISFLLDVGLGYLSLNRNSNTLSGGESQRINLATSLGSSLVGSMYILDEPSIGLHSRDTENLISVLKKLRDLGNTVIVVEHDEDVMKAADYIIDIGPEAGTHGGEVVFAGTYPELLKSKTLTAQYLNGEREIKVPQTRIPMRNYIEVTGARENNLKNISAKLPLNSLAVITGVSGSGKSTLLKSIFIPAIERELEIYGSKLGDFESIRGDLSKVKALEYIDQNPIGKSSRSNPVTYIKAYDDIRKLFANQKLSKLRGYQAKHFSFNVDGGRCDHCQGEGSITIEMQFMADVNLECEQCHGKRFKDSILEVKFHGKNISDVLNLTVDDAIIFFSEHGEEKIAEKLQSLQDVGLGYVQLGQSSSTLSGGEAQRIKLASFLIKGTAAKNTLFIFDEPSTGLHFHDINKLMKSLRALIDNGHSVWVIEHHPDIIKCADYILDLGPEGGKKGGEIVAAGTPEEIIHSDRSYTAKYLLDKL
- the galK gene encoding galactokinase, yielding MSLENTVRNTFKEKFGTEGEVYASPGRINLIGEHTDYNGSFVFPGAIDKGMIAEIKKNGTDKVRAYSVDLKESAEFGLNEEDAPSQSWAKYIFGVCREIQKRGGKIEGFDTAFAGDVPLGAGMSSSAALESTYAFALNEMFNLGIDKFELAKIGQATEHNYVGVKCGIMDQFASVFGKEGHLMRLDCKSMEYEYFPFSPDTHGYRLVLLDTVVKHELASSAYNKRRESCERAAEAIKKNHPEVEFLRDASMDMLNEVKDQISEEDYKRAEYVIEETQRVLDVCEALEKGDYETVGDRMYKTHHGMSKLYEVSCEELDFLNDVAKECGVTGSRVMGGGFGGCTINLVKEDLYDEFIEKAKKAYLEKYGREPKVYDVVISNGARKLK